Proteins from one Triticum aestivum cultivar Chinese Spring chromosome 7A, IWGSC CS RefSeq v2.1, whole genome shotgun sequence genomic window:
- the LOC123152271 gene encoding uncharacterized protein: MGSGLSRNHRSSVAPQQQPSAARVIAADGSLTDFATASSSPVSVSDVLAAGNAGAGGPFFLCSSDALYFDEDVPALGGGELLRPGQIYFVLPQAMLGRPLSSADMAAMAVRASEALAARARPRGRGAGIRKVRVTPVHAEGGRGDMDAQINAKLNERTLGEYSVKASGNPAKLGKKVAVAAFPPAKKALKPLSTIEEDAE; encoded by the coding sequence ATGGGATCAGGTCTCTCTCGCAACCACCGGAGCAGCGTCGCGCCCCAGCAGCAGCCGTCGGCGGCCCGCGTCATCGCCGCCGACGGCTCGCTGACGGActtcgccaccgcctcctcctctcccgtcAGCGTCTCCGACGTCCTCGCCGCAGGCAATGCCGGCGCGGGCGGCCCCTTCTTCCTTTGCAGCTCCGACGCGCTCTACTTCGACGAGGACGTGCCGGCGCTCGGCGGCGGCGAGCTGCTCCGTCCCGGCCAGATATACTTCGTGCTTCCCCAGGCGATGCTCGGGCGGCCCCTGTCGAGCGCCGACATGGCGGCCATGGCGGTGCGGGCTAGCGAGGCGCTggcggcgagagcgcggccgcgtGGACGCGGCGCCGGCATCAGGAAGGTGCGCGTCACGCCGGTGCATGCTGAGGGCGGGCGCGGCGACATGGACGCCCAGATCAACGCGAAGCTCAACGAGAGGACCCTCGGGGAGTACTCTGTGAAAGCCTCTGGTAATCCGGCGAAACTCGGCAAGAAGGTTGCCGTGGCGGCATTTCCGCCGGCGAAGAAGGCCCTCAAGCCGCTCAGCACCATCGAAGAAGATGCGGAGTGA
- the LOC123153501 gene encoding uncharacterized protein, whose translation MSVNYGAPAGAIPRRSPAIATTQGRAADLSDPARKEISASSEEWFCDRNDPLGLRETWIRARASVRKLVEKEKKNSLVRQQIRGDRDPFCSGIVKIKARMELLRQDLGIGISIGNQESEGNDCDPLWRADPPDKGKGGNHPREGRGSGADGESHHTINQPIQAQGKQGSMSIKVHEEESSITQSARRAVTTNPLSAMAGQDQRKNKAVMDASEEVTSNGKPGMGHRPLLRGGSSRGRGDGFRTPVGQGVTGIQAARYDEREQVVAPVFPVSMEIQAPNVVQLNLARERTAMRSRWIAVGLFFSVQVFGFVGLFNELKSKWGLRGRLNYTPMKNNRFLLEFEREGDLRFILNNGPCTQKGDAFLMVAVDGSARPGDVEVAHMAMWARIYDAPPIMLFESVARELGAELGEVLEVDADSEGRIWGNYMRVRVNHDVDEPIRSKLESYDSTEGKWYELNVKYERLPRFCSSCGHLGHSQRDCKLPEDLQEMRYSAAMRASPFKRSSSRGGVIVPEASSARRFLLFDSEAKGTPVEATKRSLVVRPGMVPEEVLADPLVQEAIEAVSALCLDAGRNGGPAEALKSKDAIAANIIQAGAMSDGDKTPRG comes from the coding sequence ATGAGCGTTAATTACGGAGCCCCTGCTGGGGCGATACCGAGGCGATCGCCTGCCATTGCCACCACCCAGGGGCGTGCGGCGGATTTATCGGATCCGGCGAGAAAGGAAATCTCCGCTAGTAGCGAGGAGTGGTTCTGTGATCGGAATGATCCCCTGGGCCTGCGGGAGACTTGGATCAGGGCAAGGGCTTCGGTCCGAAAGCTGGTagaaaaagagaagaagaataGTCTTGTCCGGCAACAGATCAGAGGAGATCGGGATCCCTTTTGTTCGGGCATTGTCAAAATCAAAGCCAGGATGGAGCTGCTAAGGCAGGATCTGGGGATTGGTATCTCGATTGGGAATCAAGAATCAGAAGGAAACGATTGTGATCCCTTGTGGAGAGCAGATCCGCCTGATAAAGGAAAGGGAGGAAATCACCCACGGGAGGGGAGGGGATCCGGGGCTGATGGGGAATCGCATCATACGATCAATCAACCGATTCAGGCACAAGGAAAGCAAGGTTCCATGAGTATAAAGGTGCATGAAGAGGAGTCGTCCATCACACAATCTGCGAGAAGAGCTGTCACAACCAACCCCCTGTCTGCAATGGCTGGCCAGGACCAACGCAAGAACAAGGCAGTGATGGACGCGAGTGAGGAGGTCACCTCCAATGGCAAGCCAGGGATGGGGCACCGTCCCTTACTCCGGGGCGGCTCATCCAGGGGCCGGGGCGATGGCTTCCGTACCCCCGTTGGCCAGGGGGTGACCGGCATTCAAGCAGCAAGGTATGATGAAAGGGAGCAGGTTGTGGCTCCTGTGTTTCCTGTCAGCATGGAAATACAGGCGCCAAATGTTGTGCAGCTGAATCTAGCCAGAGAGAGGACGGCAATGCGCTCGAGGTGGATAGCCGTCGGGCTGTTCTTCTCTGTGCAGGTTTTCGGCTTCGTGGGCTTGTTCAACGAGCTCAAGAGCAAGTGGGGGCTTCGTGGGCGCCTCAACTACACACCTATGAAGAATAACCGCTTCCTCCTCGAGTTCGAGCGGGAGGGGGACCTTCGGTTCATCCTCAACAACGGCCCCTGCACGCAGAAGGGCGACGCCTTCCTCATGGTAGCTGTGGACGGGAGCGCACGGCCGGGAGACGTGGAGGTTGCCCACATGGCAATGTGGGCTCGCATCTATGATGCCCCACCGATCATGCTTTTTGAATCGGTGGCTCGTGAACTCGGCGCTGAGCTCGGCGAGGTGCTGGAAGTGGACGCAGACAGTGAGGGCAGGATATGGGGTAACTACATGCGAGTTCGTGTTAATCATGATGTCGATGAACCTATCCGTAGCAAGTTGGAGTCATATGATAGTACTGAGGGGAAGTGGTATGAGCTGAATGTAAAGTATGAAAGGCTTCCTAGGTTCTGTAGCTCATGTGGTCATCTAGGTCACAGTCAGCGCGATTGTAAGCTGCCCGAAGATCTCCAAGAGATGAGATACTCGGCAGCAATGCGCGCATCCCCATTTAAGAGGAGTAGCAGTAGGGGTGGAGTCATTGTACCAGAGGCGAGCAGTGCCCGTCGCTTCCTCCTCTTTGACTCAGAGGCCAAAGGAACACCAGTTGAGGCCACCAAAAGGTCACTGGTGGTAAGGCCTGGAATGGTTCCTGAGGAGGTGTTGGCAGACCCTCTAGTACAGGAAGCCATTGAGGCTGTAAGCGCTCTCTGCCTGGACGCGGGAAGAAATGGGGGCCCTGCCGAAGCACTGAAATCAAAGGATGCAATAGCAGCGAATATCATTCAGGCTGGAGCAATGTCTGATGGAGACAAAACCCCACGGGGCTAA
- the LOC123148382 gene encoding protein RGF1 INDUCIBLE TRANSCRIPTION FACTOR 1 isoform X1 encodes MVMVSVQQSPMVRSEEDLGPPWLRPLLGTSFFVPCPAHPDLSKNECNLFCLGCNAGAGALCSYCVPAHRDHHVVQIRRSSYHNVIRVSEVGKLIDIAHVQTYVINSAKIVFLNGRPQARPGKGVTNTCEICCRSLPDSFRFCSLGCKLGGMQWDPTLTFAIRPKRSQDSGGEGYGSDDDSFSPRKQLRRAGFELGRFDRGVRWSDDEGSKSNTRPMTPTTPPISRCRPSRRKGIPHRAPFYG; translated from the exons ATG GTGATGGTGAGCGTGCAGCAGAGCCCCATGGTGCGGTCGGAGGAGGACCTGGGCCCGCCATGGCTGCGGCCGCTGCTGGGCACGAGCTTCTTCGTGCCCTGCCCCGCGCACCCGGACCTGAGCAAGAACGAGTGCAACCTCTTCTGCCTCGGCTGcaacgccggcgccggcgccctctGCTCCTACTGCGTCCCCGCGCACCGCGACCACCACGTCGTCCAG ATACGTCGTTCGTCGTACCACAACGTGATCCGGGTGTCGGAGGTGGGGAAGCTGATCGACATCGCGCACGTGCAGACGTACGTGATCAACAGCGCCAAGATCGTGTTCCTCAACGGCCGGCCGCAGGCCAGGCCCGGCAAGGGCGTCACCAACACCTGCGAGATCTGCTGCCGCAGCCTCCCGGACTCGTTCCGCTTCTGCTCCCTCGGATGCAAG CTCGGGGGGATGCAGTGGGACCCGACCTTGACATTCGCCATCCGGCCGAAGCGTAGCCAGGACTCCGGCGGAGAAGGGTATGGCTCCGACGACGACTCGTTCAGCCCGAGGAAGCAGCTCCGGAGGGCCGGGTTCGAGCTCGGGCGGTTCGACAGGGGCGTCCGGTGGTCCGACGACGAGGGCAGCAAGTCCAACACCCGGCCGATGACGCCGACCACGCCGCCAATCAGCCGGTGCAGGCCGTCCAGGAGGAAGGGCATCCCCCACCGCGCCCCGTTCTACGGTTAG
- the LOC123148382 gene encoding protein RGF1 INDUCIBLE TRANSCRIPTION FACTOR 1 isoform X2 has translation MVSVQQSPMVRSEEDLGPPWLRPLLGTSFFVPCPAHPDLSKNECNLFCLGCNAGAGALCSYCVPAHRDHHVVQIRRSSYHNVIRVSEVGKLIDIAHVQTYVINSAKIVFLNGRPQARPGKGVTNTCEICCRSLPDSFRFCSLGCKLGGMQWDPTLTFAIRPKRSQDSGGEGYGSDDDSFSPRKQLRRAGFELGRFDRGVRWSDDEGSKSNTRPMTPTTPPISRCRPSRRKGIPHRAPFYG, from the exons ATGGTGAGCGTGCAGCAGAGCCCCATGGTGCGGTCGGAGGAGGACCTGGGCCCGCCATGGCTGCGGCCGCTGCTGGGCACGAGCTTCTTCGTGCCCTGCCCCGCGCACCCGGACCTGAGCAAGAACGAGTGCAACCTCTTCTGCCTCGGCTGcaacgccggcgccggcgccctctGCTCCTACTGCGTCCCCGCGCACCGCGACCACCACGTCGTCCAG ATACGTCGTTCGTCGTACCACAACGTGATCCGGGTGTCGGAGGTGGGGAAGCTGATCGACATCGCGCACGTGCAGACGTACGTGATCAACAGCGCCAAGATCGTGTTCCTCAACGGCCGGCCGCAGGCCAGGCCCGGCAAGGGCGTCACCAACACCTGCGAGATCTGCTGCCGCAGCCTCCCGGACTCGTTCCGCTTCTGCTCCCTCGGATGCAAG CTCGGGGGGATGCAGTGGGACCCGACCTTGACATTCGCCATCCGGCCGAAGCGTAGCCAGGACTCCGGCGGAGAAGGGTATGGCTCCGACGACGACTCGTTCAGCCCGAGGAAGCAGCTCCGGAGGGCCGGGTTCGAGCTCGGGCGGTTCGACAGGGGCGTCCGGTGGTCCGACGACGAGGGCAGCAAGTCCAACACCCGGCCGATGACGCCGACCACGCCGCCAATCAGCCGGTGCAGGCCGTCCAGGAGGAAGGGCATCCCCCACCGCGCCCCGTTCTACGGTTAG